Proteins from a genomic interval of Pantoea deleyi:
- the fliG gene encoding flagellar motor switch protein FliG, translating into MSLTGTEKSAILMMTIGEERAAEVFKHLNQREVQHLSGAMANMRQVSHKQLTEVLREFESDAEQFAALSLNSNEYLRSVLTRALGEERASSLLEDILETRDTTSGMETLNFMEPQAAADLIRDEHPQIIATILVHLKRAQAADIVALFDERLRHDVMLRIATFGGVQPAALAELTEVLNGLLDGTNLKRAKMGGVRTAAEIINLMKTQQEEAVIEAVRDFDGELAQKIIDEMFLFENLVEVDDRSIQRLLQEVESEQLLVALKGAEQPLREKFLKNMSARAADILRDDLANRGPVRMSAVENEQKAILLVVRRLAESGEMVIGGGEETYV; encoded by the coding sequence ATGAGTCTGACCGGAACTGAAAAAAGCGCCATCCTGATGATGACCATTGGTGAAGAGCGCGCGGCGGAAGTCTTCAAACACCTGAACCAGCGTGAGGTGCAGCACCTGAGCGGCGCGATGGCCAACATGCGTCAGGTGTCGCACAAGCAGCTGACCGAGGTCCTGCGTGAGTTCGAATCGGATGCCGAGCAGTTCGCGGCGCTGAGCCTGAACTCCAACGAATATCTGCGTTCGGTGCTGACCCGTGCGCTGGGCGAAGAGCGCGCCTCCAGCCTGCTGGAGGACATCCTCGAAACCCGCGACACCACCAGCGGCATGGAAACGCTCAACTTTATGGAGCCGCAGGCGGCTGCCGATCTGATTCGCGACGAGCATCCGCAGATCATCGCCACCATCCTGGTGCACCTGAAGCGTGCGCAGGCGGCCGACATCGTGGCGCTGTTCGACGAGCGTCTGCGTCACGACGTGATGCTGCGTATCGCCACCTTCGGCGGTGTACAGCCAGCGGCGCTGGCCGAGCTGACCGAAGTGCTGAATGGCCTGCTGGATGGCACCAACCTCAAGCGCGCGAAAATGGGCGGCGTGAGAACCGCAGCCGAGATCATCAACCTGATGAAAACGCAGCAGGAAGAGGCCGTTATCGAAGCGGTTCGCGACTTCGACGGCGAACTGGCGCAGAAAATTATCGACGAGATGTTCCTGTTCGAGAACCTGGTGGAAGTGGACGACCGCAGCATCCAGCGTCTGTTGCAGGAAGTGGAGTCCGAGCAGCTGCTGGTCGCGCTGAAAGGTGCCGAACAGCCGCTGCGCGAGAAGTTCCTCAAGAACATGTCAGCCCGTGCAGCCGATATCCTGCGCGACGATCTGGCCAACCGGGGTCCGGTGCGTATGTCTGCGGTGGAAAACGAACAGAAAGCGATCCTGCTGGTGGTTCGCCGCCTGGCCGAATCTGGCGAGATGGTAATTGGTGGTGGCGAGGAAACGTATGTCTGA
- the fliF gene encoding flagellar basal-body MS-ring/collar protein FliF, translating to MNASTAATTEQDKKGFGDLLARLRANPRIPLIVAAAAVIAIVIAMVLWAKQPSYSVLYNNLSDEDGGAIVTQLTQMNIPYRFAENGGALMVPEANVHELRLRLAQQGLPKGGSVGFELLDKEKFGISQFSEQVNYQRALEGELARTIESLGPVKTARVHLAMPKPTLFVREQKAPSASVTLTLQPGRALDEGQIQAIAHMVSSSVAGLPPGNVTVVDQAGRLLTRSDAAGRDLNDAQLKYAAEVEARYQQRIEAILNPIVGQGNVHAQVTAQINFDTSEQTDEKYQPNANPSNTAIRSRQTSTSDQSGSPYPGGVPGALSNQPAPANTAPVTTPNNNAANGQNANGQNNATQTTSTAASATPTNSRRDDTVNYELDRTIRHTKVNVGDVQRLSVAVVVNYRADDKGKAVALNEQQLKQIEDLTREAMGFSQNRGDSINVVNSQFNTTEPMSVDLPFWQQQSFFEQLMDAGKWLLVALVAFILYRKLVRPHLVRKQAAEKAAAEAMAARAAEQPEEEAFNVQLSKDELDQERKSNNRMSAEVMSQRIRDMSENDPRVVALVIREWMSKEL from the coding sequence ATGAATGCGAGCACAGCCGCCACAACAGAACAAGATAAGAAAGGCTTCGGTGACCTGCTCGCTCGCCTGCGCGCAAATCCGCGTATCCCCTTAATCGTTGCCGCTGCTGCAGTGATAGCGATCGTGATCGCGATGGTGCTGTGGGCTAAGCAGCCCAGCTACAGCGTCCTCTATAACAACCTCTCAGATGAGGATGGCGGTGCCATCGTCACTCAGCTGACGCAGATGAACATCCCTTACCGCTTCGCCGAAAACGGCGGCGCGCTGATGGTGCCGGAAGCGAACGTGCATGAGCTGCGTCTGCGTCTGGCTCAGCAGGGTCTGCCCAAAGGCGGCTCGGTGGGCTTTGAGCTGCTGGATAAAGAGAAGTTTGGCATCAGCCAGTTCAGCGAGCAGGTGAACTACCAGCGAGCGCTGGAAGGCGAACTGGCCCGCACCATCGAATCACTCGGCCCGGTTAAAACCGCGCGTGTTCATCTGGCGATGCCAAAACCGACTCTGTTTGTCCGCGAGCAGAAGGCCCCTTCCGCCTCTGTCACCTTAACCCTGCAGCCTGGACGCGCGCTGGATGAAGGCCAGATTCAGGCGATCGCACACATGGTGTCGAGCAGTGTTGCGGGTTTACCGCCAGGCAACGTCACCGTCGTCGATCAGGCCGGTCGCCTGCTGACCCGCTCCGATGCCGCCGGTCGCGATCTCAATGACGCGCAGCTGAAATATGCCGCTGAAGTGGAAGCGCGCTATCAGCAACGTATCGAAGCGATCCTGAATCCGATTGTCGGCCAGGGCAACGTCCATGCGCAGGTCACCGCGCAGATCAACTTCGACACCAGCGAACAGACGGATGAAAAATATCAGCCTAACGCTAACCCGTCGAACACCGCTATCCGTTCGCGTCAGACCAGCACCAGCGACCAGTCAGGCTCCCCGTATCCGGGCGGCGTGCCAGGTGCGCTCTCTAATCAGCCTGCGCCAGCCAATACCGCGCCGGTAACGACGCCGAACAACAACGCGGCCAATGGCCAGAACGCGAACGGTCAGAACAACGCCACCCAGACCACCAGCACCGCCGCCAGCGCGACGCCGACGAACTCACGTCGCGACGACACGGTGAACTACGAGCTGGACCGCACCATCCGTCACACTAAAGTCAACGTCGGCGACGTACAGCGTCTGTCGGTCGCGGTGGTGGTCAACTACCGTGCGGATGACAAAGGCAAGGCCGTTGCGCTGAACGAACAGCAGCTGAAGCAGATTGAAGATCTGACCCGTGAAGCGATGGGCTTCTCCCAGAACCGTGGCGACAGCATCAACGTGGTGAATTCGCAGTTCAACACCACCGAGCCGATGAGCGTCGACCTGCCCTTCTGGCAACAGCAGTCGTTCTTTGAACAGCTGATGGATGCCGGTAAGTGGCTGCTGGTTGCCCTGGTCGCCTTCATTCTCTACCGCAAGCTGGTGCGTCCGCATCTGGTACGCAAGCAGGCCGCAGAAAAAGCCGCAGCAGAAGCGATGGCCGCCCGTGCTGCCGAACAGCCGGAAGAGGAAGCCTTTAACGTGCAGCTCAGCAAAGATGAGCTGGATCAGGAACGTAAGTCTAATAACCGCATGAGCGCAGAAGTGATGAGTCAACGCATCCGCGACATGTCAGAAAACGATCCGCGTGTGGTAGCGCTGGTCATTCGTGAATGGATGAGTAAAGAGCTATGA
- a CDS encoding helix-turn-helix domain-containing protein, with protein MKNRTLGDRIRLRRKALQLTQKQLAQQVNVSHVAVSQWEKEETLPRGENLLRLAEALGCAPSFLIDGDGPVFSESAWGGLHQIPLVSQRNLTQWLADAEAVKCEWLMHNDMALAQQSFAVRVEEQAMAPAILQNDVVIIDPTQSPQPGDCVLALQQQTPLLRTWRQRGPQDGVVQFELAPVNINFPDLHSSRDSLKLIGTLVELRRYRQA; from the coding sequence ATGAAAAACAGAACCCTGGGTGACCGCATCCGACTCCGCCGTAAGGCATTGCAGTTAACGCAGAAACAGCTGGCTCAGCAGGTAAACGTGTCCCATGTCGCTGTTTCACAATGGGAAAAAGAGGAGACGCTGCCGCGCGGCGAGAACCTGCTGCGGCTCGCCGAAGCGCTGGGCTGCGCGCCCTCGTTTCTGATAGATGGGGATGGCCCTGTTTTCAGCGAAAGCGCGTGGGGTGGCCTGCACCAGATCCCGCTGGTGAGTCAGCGGAACCTAACGCAGTGGCTGGCGGATGCGGAGGCTGTAAAGTGTGAGTGGCTGATGCACAACGACATGGCGCTTGCGCAGCAGAGCTTTGCTGTGCGCGTGGAGGAGCAGGCGATGGCGCCCGCAATCCTGCAGAATGATGTGGTGATTATCGATCCCACGCAGTCACCTCAGCCCGGCGACTGCGTGCTGGCCCTGCAGCAGCAGACTCCCCTGCTGCGCACCTGGCGTCAGCGCGGCCCGCAGGATGGTGTCGTGCAGTTTGAACTCGCCCCGGTCAACATTAACTTTCCCGATCTGCATTCCAGCCGCGACAGCCTGAAACTGATCGGCACGCTGGTCGAACTGCGCCGCTATCGCCAGGCGTAA
- the fliH gene encoding flagellar assembly protein FliH, producing MSDAFSARPWQLWQPTDLGRFDEPEAEPEPEFTESDEGVDEQQLQLERLQQQMRKEAQGQGYNDGYQQGMTEGQKAGYDAGFQQGLVDAQQQQAPLQARMQQLVTEFQNTLESLDSVIAARLMQLALEAARSVIGQATAVDGTALLRQIQGLLQQEPMFSGKPQLRVHPDDLQRIEQTLGPTLDLHGWRLIADSTLHPGGCKLSAEDGDLDASVATRWQELCRLAAPGEI from the coding sequence ATGTCTGATGCATTTTCTGCCCGTCCCTGGCAGCTGTGGCAGCCCACGGATTTAGGCCGTTTCGATGAGCCTGAAGCTGAGCCGGAACCTGAGTTTACCGAGTCTGATGAGGGCGTGGATGAGCAGCAACTGCAGCTCGAACGCCTGCAGCAGCAGATGCGTAAAGAGGCGCAGGGCCAGGGCTATAACGACGGCTATCAGCAGGGCATGACCGAAGGTCAGAAAGCGGGCTACGACGCCGGTTTTCAGCAGGGTCTGGTGGATGCCCAGCAGCAGCAGGCGCCGCTTCAGGCGCGGATGCAGCAGCTGGTCACGGAATTCCAGAACACCCTGGAATCCCTGGACAGCGTAATCGCCGCCCGTCTGATGCAGCTGGCGCTGGAAGCGGCGCGCTCCGTTATCGGCCAGGCGACCGCCGTCGATGGCACCGCCCTGCTGCGCCAGATTCAGGGTTTACTGCAGCAGGAACCGATGTTCAGCGGCAAACCGCAGCTGCGTGTTCACCCGGATGACTTACAGCGCATCGAGCAGACCCTGGGCCCGACGCTGGATCTGCACGGCTGGCGTCTGATCGCCGACAGCACCCTCCATCCCGGCGGCTGCAAACTCAGCGCAGAAGATGGTGACCTGGATGCCAGCGTCGCCACGCGCTGGCAGGAACTCTGCCGCCTTGCGGCACCAGGAGAAATTTAA
- a CDS encoding DinI-like family protein — translation MFVELIYDKRNVAGLPGAREMIREELEKRVHRVFPDLEVRVKPMERNAIDTDLSKNDKATVARIVEEMFDEAEMWLVAD, via the coding sequence ATGTTTGTTGAACTGATTTATGACAAGCGCAACGTTGCCGGTTTACCGGGTGCCCGCGAGATGATTCGTGAGGAGCTGGAAAAGCGGGTGCATCGGGTGTTTCCTGATCTTGAAGTCAGGGTTAAGCCGATGGAGCGTAACGCGATTGATACTGATTTAAGTAAGAATGATAAAGCGACAGTGGCGCGGATTGTTGAAGAGATGTTCGACGAAGCGGAAATGTGGCTGGTGGCCGATTAA
- the fliE gene encoding flagellar hook-basal body complex protein FliE: protein MSIQAIDGVLQQLQATSLQASNRSSEATHQIDFGATMKAALDKISETQTTARTQAQDFEMGKPGIALNDVMVDLQKSSISMQMGIQVRNKLVSAYSEIMNMQV from the coding sequence ATGTCCATTCAGGCAATCGACGGCGTGCTGCAGCAGCTGCAGGCGACCTCACTGCAGGCCAGCAACCGCAGCAGTGAAGCCACCCATCAGATCGATTTCGGCGCCACCATGAAAGCGGCGCTGGATAAGATTAGTGAGACCCAGACCACCGCCCGCACCCAGGCGCAGGATTTTGAGATGGGGAAACCCGGCATTGCCCTGAATGATGTGATGGTCGATCTGCAGAAATCTTCGATCTCGATGCAGATGGGGATTCAGGTCAGGAACAAGCTGGTGTCAGCGTACAGCGAAATCATGAATATGCAGGTGTAG
- the iraP gene encoding anti-adapter protein IraP: MRQLVIDILLKLAKMDVDAKELTAQLEAQSLLVAALLVQAKQDNSLTITETVQDAIITASQSSSEFMQSDVDLLLTHINRLLAVASYVEVKGRIAEERE, encoded by the coding sequence ATGCGACAACTGGTGATTGATATTCTGCTCAAGCTGGCAAAAATGGACGTCGATGCAAAGGAGCTGACTGCGCAGCTGGAGGCTCAGTCCCTGCTGGTTGCCGCGCTGCTGGTACAGGCGAAGCAGGACAACTCACTGACCATTACGGAAACGGTGCAGGATGCGATTATCACCGCTTCACAGTCCTCGTCTGAGTTTATGCAGTCCGACGTTGACCTGTTGCTGACGCACATCAATCGTCTGCTGGCCGTGGCCAGTTATGTGGAAGTAAAGGGCAGAATTGCGGAAGAGAGAGAGTAA
- the fliJ gene encoding flagellar export protein FliJ: MKTANAIDTLRDLAEQDLERAAIYLGDMRRGQHAANEQLTMLLDYQDEYRNKLNDDMSSGIASTRWTNYHQFIQTLEKAIEQHRNQLNHWNQRLEQALINWRDKQQRLNAYQTLITRAAENALRQENRLDQKRMDEFAQRAALRRGE; the protein is encoded by the coding sequence ATGAAAACTGCAAATGCCATCGACACGCTGCGTGATCTAGCGGAGCAGGATCTCGAACGCGCCGCCATCTACTTAGGCGATATGCGTCGCGGCCAGCATGCCGCTAACGAGCAGCTGACAATGCTGCTCGACTATCAGGACGAATATCGCAACAAACTCAACGATGACATGTCATCGGGTATCGCCAGCACCCGCTGGACCAACTATCACCAGTTTATTCAGACGCTGGAAAAAGCGATTGAGCAGCACCGTAACCAGCTTAATCACTGGAACCAGCGGCTGGAGCAGGCGCTGATCAACTGGCGCGACAAGCAGCAGCGGCTGAACGCCTATCAGACCCTGATTACGCGGGCAGCAGAAAACGCATTACGACAGGAAAACCGTCTCGACCAGAAACGGATGGACGAATTTGCCCAACGGGCCGCATTGAGGAGAGGCGAATGA
- a CDS encoding flagellar hook-length control protein FliK, with product MITLPHIATKATVKTDAEPSVSAEAAAGNDAQSQDFLTALGNQLLGLAKQPGKTLQSADAKAEKADDARAKSPLNGLMAALENPAALSGLFKPENIKADTKSADDKDKPDMAPLSASELQNVQALFAMLPGATTAPAATPAPVSGEAGELIAQAGGDRKAQNPLMQLLNSAQTTASAGKEEKHDAKGTNADAAAIGSAVSQSSAAPKSATGTGLTPDASFQQALNTLVKQDDPAAVKASSSDNTLTATPVTSASSLPAPVTASATTSTPATPMLNAQLGSDEWQQALSQQIVMFSRNGQQNAELRLHPEDLGAIQISLKLDNDQAQISLVSSHSHVRSALEAAIPQLRSALAESGINLGESQVSSDSSAQGQSFQHQEAPRDGQHGRFSLSQDSDTDITPIAVPAALQARVSGNSAVDTFA from the coding sequence ATGATTACGCTGCCACACATTGCCACAAAAGCGACGGTGAAAACCGACGCAGAACCCTCGGTTTCGGCGGAGGCCGCGGCGGGCAATGATGCCCAGTCGCAGGACTTTCTGACCGCGCTCGGCAACCAGCTGCTGGGCCTGGCTAAACAGCCTGGGAAAACGCTGCAATCGGCTGATGCCAAAGCAGAAAAGGCCGACGATGCACGCGCGAAAAGCCCCCTGAACGGGCTGATGGCGGCGCTGGAGAATCCGGCTGCGTTAAGCGGTCTGTTTAAACCGGAAAATATTAAAGCTGATACAAAATCAGCCGATGATAAAGACAAGCCGGACATGGCCCCCCTGAGCGCCAGCGAGCTGCAGAATGTGCAGGCGCTGTTCGCCATGTTACCGGGCGCGACCACCGCCCCTGCCGCGACGCCAGCCCCGGTCAGCGGTGAGGCAGGCGAGCTGATAGCTCAGGCTGGCGGCGACCGCAAAGCACAGAACCCGCTGATGCAACTGCTGAACAGTGCACAGACGACCGCGTCCGCGGGCAAAGAGGAGAAGCATGACGCTAAAGGCACCAACGCGGATGCCGCTGCGATCGGCAGCGCAGTCAGCCAGAGTTCAGCCGCGCCGAAAAGCGCAACCGGCACGGGCCTGACGCCGGACGCCAGTTTCCAGCAGGCGCTGAACACGCTTGTGAAGCAGGATGACCCGGCGGCGGTGAAAGCCAGCAGCAGCGATAACACGCTCACTGCGACCCCGGTGACCAGCGCCAGCAGCCTGCCGGCCCCGGTGACCGCCTCTGCGACCACCAGCACGCCGGCCACGCCGATGCTGAATGCGCAGCTGGGCAGCGATGAGTGGCAGCAGGCGCTGAGTCAGCAGATTGTGATGTTCAGCCGTAACGGCCAGCAGAATGCGGAGTTGCGTCTGCATCCGGAAGACCTTGGCGCTATCCAGATCAGCCTGAAACTGGATAACGACCAGGCACAAATTAGTCTGGTTTCCAGCCACAGCCATGTCCGATCGGCGCTGGAAGCCGCGATACCGCAGCTGCGCAGCGCGCTGGCAGAGAGCGGCATCAACCTGGGCGAGAGTCAGGTGAGCAGTGACAGTTCCGCGCAGGGCCAGAGCTTCCAGCATCAGGAGGCGCCTCGCGATGGACAGCATGGCCGCTTCTCCCTCTCCCAGGACAGTGACACCGACATCACGCCGATTGCCGTCCCCGCCGCCCTTCAGGCTCGCGTCAGCGGCAACAGCGCCGTCGACACTTTTGCCTGA
- the fliM gene encoding flagellar motor switch protein FliM, with protein sequence MGDSILSQAEIDALLNGDSGSAEEEKKQSGPEGDIRPYDPNTQRRVVRERLQALEIINERFARSFRMALFNLLRRSPDISVGAIKIQPYHEFARNLPVPTNLNLIHLKPLRGTALVVFSPSLVFIAVDNLFGGDGRFPTKVEGREFTHTEQRVIRRMLKLALDGYSDAWKAIYPLDVEYVRSEMQVKFTNITTSPNDIVVNTPFQVEIGNLVGEFNICIPFSMIEPLRELLVNPPLENSRQEDNHWRDNLVKQVQHSELELIAHFAETSLRLSRILQLKPGDVLPIEKPERIIAHVDSVPVLTSQYGTMNGQYALRVEHLINPILNSLNEEQPHD encoded by the coding sequence ATGGGCGATAGTATTCTCTCCCAGGCTGAAATTGACGCCCTTCTGAACGGCGACAGTGGCAGCGCGGAAGAAGAAAAGAAACAAAGCGGGCCGGAGGGCGATATTCGTCCTTACGACCCGAATACCCAGCGCCGCGTGGTGCGCGAGCGTCTGCAGGCGCTGGAGATTATTAACGAGCGTTTTGCCCGTAGTTTCCGTATGGCGCTGTTTAACCTGCTGCGCCGCAGCCCGGATATCAGCGTCGGGGCGATCAAGATTCAGCCGTATCACGAGTTTGCCCGCAACCTGCCGGTGCCGACCAACCTGAACCTGATCCACCTGAAGCCGCTGCGCGGCACGGCGCTGGTGGTGTTCTCACCGAGCCTGGTGTTTATTGCTGTCGATAACCTGTTTGGTGGCGACGGACGCTTTCCGACCAAAGTCGAAGGCCGTGAGTTTACCCATACCGAGCAGCGCGTCATCCGCCGCATGCTGAAGCTGGCGCTGGATGGTTACAGCGATGCCTGGAAAGCGATTTATCCGCTGGACGTCGAGTATGTACGTTCAGAGATGCAGGTGAAGTTCACCAACATCACGACCTCTCCGAACGACATCGTGGTCAACACGCCGTTCCAGGTGGAGATCGGAAACCTGGTGGGTGAATTTAATATCTGCATCCCGTTTTCAATGATTGAACCGCTGCGCGAGCTGCTGGTGAATCCACCGCTCGAAAACTCACGTCAGGAAGATAACCACTGGCGCGACAACCTGGTCAAACAGGTGCAGCACTCAGAGCTGGAACTGATTGCACACTTTGCCGAAACCTCACTGCGTCTGTCACGGATCCTGCAGCTGAAACCTGGCGACGTGCTGCCGATTGAGAAGCCGGAACGCATTATCGCCCATGTCGATAGCGTCCCGGTCTTAACCAGCCAATATGGCACGATGAATGGTCAGTACGCGCTCCGTGTCGAACACCTGATTAACCCGATTTTGAATTCGCTGAACGAGGAACAGCCCCATGACTGA
- the fliL gene encoding flagellar basal body-associated protein FliL, producing the protein MSENAKAKGRKRKLLIPVLLIVTLAACSVAGYAVWRMMNKHEGDKPEVAKVEPPPAPVFFALDTFTVNLVNPDNDPDRVLYVGFTLRLADEDTRRRLNDYLPEVRSRLLLLLSRQSAAALATEQGKQALVEQIKQALAPPLVKGQPPQVVNDVLFTAFILR; encoded by the coding sequence ATGTCTGAAAACGCAAAAGCAAAAGGCCGCAAACGTAAACTCTTAATACCGGTGTTGCTCATTGTGACGCTGGCCGCTTGCAGCGTGGCAGGCTATGCAGTCTGGCGAATGATGAACAAACACGAGGGCGATAAGCCTGAGGTGGCGAAAGTTGAACCGCCTCCCGCTCCGGTCTTTTTTGCACTTGATACATTTACGGTTAACCTGGTCAATCCCGACAACGATCCTGACCGCGTGCTCTACGTAGGCTTTACCCTGCGTCTGGCCGATGAGGATACCCGTCGTCGGCTGAATGATTATCTGCCTGAGGTGCGCAGCCGTCTGCTGCTGCTGCTCTCGCGTCAGAGCGCTGCGGCGCTGGCGACGGAGCAGGGAAAACAGGCGCTTGTTGAACAAATCAAACAGGCGCTGGCCCCACCGCTGGTAAAAGGTCAACCTCCGCAGGTCGTAAACGATGTGCTGTTTACTGCCTTCATTTTGAGGTGA
- the fliN gene encoding flagellar motor switch protein FliN: MTDSNKPSDDISADDLWAEAMNEQVGSSSAPQTDDVFKSFDSGNVAGSLQDIDLIMDIPVKLTVELGRTKMTIKELLRLTQGSVVSLDGLAGEPLDILINGYLIAQGEVVVVNDKYGVRITDIITPSERMRRLSR, from the coding sequence ATGACTGACAGTAATAAACCGTCTGACGATATCTCTGCAGACGATCTGTGGGCTGAAGCGATGAATGAGCAGGTCGGCAGCAGCAGCGCGCCGCAGACCGACGACGTCTTTAAATCATTCGACAGCGGCAACGTCGCTGGCTCGCTGCAGGATATCGACCTGATTATGGATATCCCGGTGAAGCTCACCGTGGAGCTGGGCCGCACCAAGATGACCATTAAAGAGCTGCTGCGTCTGACGCAGGGGTCGGTAGTGTCACTGGATGGCCTGGCGGGTGAACCGCTGGATATTCTGATCAACGGTTACCTGATCGCGCAGGGTGAAGTGGTGGTGGTGAACGACAAATATGGCGTGCGCATCACCGACATCATCACCCCGTCTGAACGTATGCGTCGCCTGAGTCGCTAA
- a CDS encoding DUF6388 family protein: MKTPEAYYAQAREMFFTAHPDFQAALDELTERDARAANLSLRELRAWHAERIYAAFLRQKNLDGMIFSIQLAEPDKAVAAEAIETYLKSHAESLGMSWEEFCIKNEL, translated from the coding sequence ATGAAAACGCCAGAAGCCTACTATGCCCAGGCGCGCGAGATGTTCTTTACCGCGCATCCCGACTTTCAGGCTGCGCTTGATGAATTAACAGAGCGCGATGCGCGTGCGGCCAATCTGTCGCTGCGCGAGCTGCGTGCATGGCATGCAGAGCGCATCTATGCCGCTTTTTTACGGCAGAAGAATCTGGATGGGATGATCTTCTCTATTCAGCTCGCCGAGCCGGATAAAGCGGTGGCGGCGGAAGCGATCGAGACCTACCTCAAATCTCACGCGGAATCGCTGGGGATGAGCTGGGAAGAGTTCTGCATTAAAAACGAACTCTGA
- the fliI gene encoding flagellar protein export ATPase FliI, with protein MTTRLNRWLGSLDAFEKRIAQVQPVRRYGRLTRATGLVLEATGLQLPLGATCIIERNDGKAISEIESEVVGFNGQKLLMMPLEEVDGILPGARVYARQNGDNPQAGKQLMLGPELLGRVLDGSGRPLDGLPSPDTGYRAPLITPPFNPLQRTPITDVLDTGVRAINALLTVGRGQRMGLFAGSGVGKSVLLGMMARYTKADVIVVGLIGERGREVKDFIENILGAEGRARSVVIAAPADVSPLLRMQGAAYATRIAEDFRDRGKHVLLIMDSLTRYAMAQREIALAIGEPPATKGYPPSVFAKLPALVERAGNGIDGGGSITAFYTVLTEGDDQQDPIADSARAILDGHIVLSRRLGEAGHYPAIDIEASISRAMTHLIDENHYAQVRQFKQLLSSFQRNRDLVSVGAYAAGSDPMLDKAIKLYPQMEAFLQQGIFERSDYDDATLHLHALFGQ; from the coding sequence ATGACCACCCGTCTGAACCGCTGGCTGGGATCGCTCGACGCCTTTGAGAAACGCATTGCCCAGGTGCAACCGGTACGCCGTTATGGCCGCCTGACCCGCGCCACCGGTCTGGTGCTTGAGGCAACCGGTCTGCAGCTGCCGCTGGGTGCGACCTGCATCATCGAGCGCAACGATGGCAAAGCCATCAGCGAAATCGAAAGCGAAGTGGTGGGATTCAACGGGCAGAAACTGCTGATGATGCCCCTGGAAGAGGTGGACGGGATTTTACCGGGCGCGCGGGTCTATGCGCGTCAGAACGGCGATAACCCGCAGGCAGGCAAGCAGCTGATGCTGGGGCCGGAGCTGCTGGGCCGTGTGCTCGACGGCAGTGGCCGGCCGCTGGATGGTCTGCCCTCGCCGGATACCGGCTATCGTGCGCCGCTGATTACGCCGCCGTTCAACCCCTTACAGCGTACGCCGATTACCGACGTGCTGGATACCGGCGTGCGGGCGATCAATGCGCTGCTGACGGTCGGCCGCGGCCAGCGTATGGGCCTGTTCGCCGGATCGGGCGTAGGTAAAAGCGTGCTGCTGGGCATGATGGCGCGCTATACCAAAGCGGACGTCATCGTGGTCGGTCTGATCGGTGAACGTGGCCGCGAGGTCAAAGATTTTATCGAGAATATCCTGGGTGCCGAAGGCCGCGCCCGTTCGGTGGTTATCGCCGCCCCGGCCGACGTGTCACCGCTGCTGCGTATGCAGGGTGCCGCCTACGCCACGCGCATCGCCGAAGATTTCCGCGATCGCGGCAAGCATGTGCTGCTGATCATGGACTCTCTCACCCGCTACGCCATGGCGCAGCGTGAGATTGCACTGGCGATCGGTGAGCCGCCTGCCACCAAAGGCTATCCGCCTTCCGTATTCGCCAAACTGCCTGCGCTGGTTGAGCGCGCCGGTAACGGCATCGACGGCGGCGGATCGATTACCGCCTTCTATACCGTTCTGACCGAGGGCGACGATCAGCAGGATCCTATCGCCGACTCCGCGCGCGCCATTCTCGACGGCCACATTGTGCTGTCGCGCCGGCTGGGCGAAGCGGGTCACTACCCGGCCATCGATATCGAAGCCTCGATCAGCCGTGCGATGACGCATCTGATCGATGAGAACCACTATGCGCAGGTGCGCCAGTTCAAGCAGCTACTCTCCAGCTTCCAGCGTAACCGGGATCTGGTCAGCGTCGGCGCCTACGCCGCCGGGAGCGACCCGATGCTCGATAAAGCCATCAAACTCTATCCGCAGATGGAAGCCTTCCTGCAGCAGGGGATTTTTGAGCGCAGCGATTACGACGACGCCACCCTGCATCTGCATGCGCTGTTTGGTCAGTGA